A window of Inquilinus sp. Marseille-Q2685 genomic DNA:
CGGTGGCCCCTGGATCCTCGGGTCAAGCCCGAGGATGACAGTGAGGAGAGGATCACCCCCTCTCCTCCTCGCCATCACTCAGGACCGGGCCGTCCCGGGTGAAGTGCCGGGGGAAGACCGAGACCAGCATCTCGACCGCGCAGGCCCGGGCGTCCTCGCGGCCGAACTCCTTCGGCCCCATCATCACATGCAGCCACAGCCCTTCCAGCAGCCCGTTCAGGCTGCGGGCCAGCAGGTCCGGCGACTGCCCCGGCGCCGCCAGCTCGCGGCACAGGGTCAGCAGAGTCAGGTGGTAGTCCTGGTCGTTGGCGCTGCACAAGGCACGGTAATGCGGCCTGGTCTTGGCCTCGCCCCAGAAGGCGCACCAGGCGGCGATCTTGCGCGGGTTGCAGATGCGGCGGTCGAAATCGGCCAGGACCAGCGCCCACAGCTTCTCCGCCGCGGTCGGCCCGGCCTCGTGCAAGGCGCGGCGCCAATGGGCGCGGTACTCGTCGGACATGTAGCGCAGCGTCTCGACGAGCAGCTTCTCCTTGCTCTCGAAATGGAAGTTGACGATGCCGCGCGACAGGCCGGCGCCGTCGGCGACCACGGCCATCGTCGTCTCCTCGTAGCCGCGCCTGGCGATGGCGTCGATCGTCGCCTCGATCAGCTCCTGCCGCCGCAGCTCCTTCGACTGCCGCCGGCCTCCGTTCACCTTCCGCGCGGCCTGGCCTTCGGCCATCGGCACCCCCGTCAAATCGCCACAAAAGCCTAGCATCGGCGGAGGT
This region includes:
- the betI gene encoding transcriptional regulator BetI, which encodes MAEGQAARKVNGGRRQSKELRRQELIEATIDAIARRGYEETTMAVVADGAGLSRGIVNFHFESKEKLLVETLRYMSDEYRAHWRRALHEAGPTAAEKLWALVLADFDRRICNPRKIAAWCAFWGEAKTRPHYRALCSANDQDYHLTLLTLCRELAAPGQSPDLLARSLNGLLEGLWLHVMMGPKEFGREDARACAVEMLVSVFPRHFTRDGPVLSDGEEERG